TCAAATCGCAACGCTCTTTCTAAGGAAACGCAACCCCGACATTTTTGCGgcttttttgtgtcatttgctCCATTAACGTTGACtgcgatagacgtctaattcatttggactgggagggcctggcaacttttttttaaaaaacaaagctGGCCATAGTCATTCATTTGCATCGTAGATAATAATGTCGGTAttttatgtaccgtattttcacgactataaagcgcacttaaaagtcttaaattttctccaaactagacggcgccttataatccagtgtgctttatataggggggaaaaaattaaaatgtgtcattcattgagggtgcgccttataatgcagtgcgccttatagtcgtgaaaatacggtatttaaactTTCCCAATATGATTTACCATCgacaaaaagcaaacattttggcttgatttaattaaaattccttaattttttttcaaacaaaccaattaaaatcttttttttttctattcaataAATATTATAGTATTTCTGCCTTAATTGTTAcatctcatttaaaaatatatccataggaaaaaaacacctaaatattctgtttacatttttaaaccttGATTTAAAGTAGACCTGATCCTTTACGACTTTTTtagcaaaacattttaataaaattcTCTTTGGATTTCAATGTAAatctgaaagaaaaacaagGCCGAATTCAGTACATTTTCAACGCCATCCCTCCCAGGTCAAATTGTCGGTCCCCTTCGCCGGCACTGAACGACTACAAGTTTGTTTTGAACGTCTTTACTTAAAAGCTgtggaaatgttttattttgagtgCTTCCTCCAGGCTTGACCCGCCCTCACCCGCCGTCTTCCCCCTCAGCCCGCCGTGTTACTCGGCCGCCCGCCAGCTGTCCCTGGACCTGGTCAACGTGGGCCGCCGCCCGGATGCCCCGCCTCCCCCGACCTCCGGGAGCCACGCGGAGGGGAGCGCCGTCTTTGCGCAGGAAATCATCACGCTGGTGCACGGCGTCAAAGGTTGGCACCGGTCCTCGTACCCCTTGACGGGAAATGTGACTGGTCCTCGGTTCTTCCCGCAGGCCTCTACTTTAAAGGCCAAGATTTGACGTTGGACCGACGCTTCTCGGAGCTGACGCCGGGAGGGCGACGTCCCGAAGAAGGGGCGGCGCTCACGCTGGACCAGAGGTTCTCGTCCCACCGGTACGTCCCGTCTCGTCCCGTCCCGGCGCCGCTTCCCTCCCCTCTCTAAGCTTCCCGCTCGCTCTCAGCACGCAAGCGGACTCGACCTCCAACAAAATCCCGTCGCTCCTGGAGGTAAGCGCCACTTCCCGCCGTGTCGACCGGCCGGGCACGCTCCCCCTTGACGCCATTTTGTCGGGGTTCCAGCTGACCCACGGCCCCGGCGACCTGCGACACGACCTGGAGAGGCGGCGGCAGAAACGGCTGGAGGGGGTGACCATCACCATCGTGGCCGGCGGCCCCGTCGACGCCCAACGGGTCTCTGGCGTCTTCCGGGACAAGCGGGACTACTGTCACGACGGAAATACGGTGAGCAGGGGGATGGGGGCCGCTTCCAATGGAGGGTTTGGTTGTGCcatccaaaaatatttacaatttggTCCAGTTTCATACCACGGTAAAGGgcaatatgtattttaaaaccCACTAaaacacgggtgtcaaagtggcggcccgggggccaaatctggcccgccacatcattttgtgtggcccgggaatgatgagtgccgactttctgttttaggatcaaattaaaatgaagagagatatagatgtatattaaattttctgattttcccccttttaaatcgataattgctattttttttatccatattttctttgtttttagttcaaaaatcattttgtaaaatctaaaaatatattggtacaaaaaataacccacaaaatcaacagggagTGTCCAGCTATTGGAAAGTGGCCGCAAAATGACATAaaacacatgtcaaagtggcggcccgggggccaaatctggcccgccacatcattttgtgtggcccgggaaagtcaatgatgagtgccgactttctgttttaggatcaaattcaaatgaagagtatcgatgtatataaaatttcctgattttccccctttaaatcaatcattgtcattttttaatccattttttctgggtttttagttcaaaaatcattttgtaaaatctaaaaatatatttaaaaagctaaaataaacagttttagatctataaaaaactgaatattcagggcctttaatccatttcattgaatccatttgtaaaaaaaaacaatatctaaatatatctaaaatggtccggcccacgtgaaatggagttgacgttaaagcggcccgccaaccaacccgagtctgacactcttgcactaaaacatgcaaaaatgtatCCTTCCCCTGTCAATCAAAGACTAGCATCTTTCAGTCTGAAATCCCAGATGTAAATAGTGGTCATGACGTAACTGCAGGTTCCCAGGGGAGGAGGAGGACCCTTCAGGATGACCAGAAACCTGGGCCAAAGGTTCAAGAGCCAGCAGCAGAGCGGCAGGACGCCCAGGCGCTACGACGACAACCACGCAGGTACCGTCCCAAAGATCCAAAGATCCAAAGTCGTCCCCGAGCGCATACGTTGAACTCTCCCCGCTCCAAAGTGCTCAATAATCCCCTGACGAGGCTCAGCCAATCTTTTTTAGACCTTTCTTTATTTTGGCTCTGCTTGCCTCTTGTGTAACCGCCGTCCGTTCGAACCTTCCCCCGCGTCGCCCAATCCCAATTCCAtttagccccgcccccccccggttaaaaaaaatcccccgccGAGATCCGCATTAGCAATGCCGCCTCCTGACTTAACCTCGTTTTCTTCTCCCTCTCCGCTTTCCTTGTCGCAGGTCCGAGTTGGTGACTCCGCCCCCCCACCGAGATGACCCCGCCCCCAGGTTTTCCCActgtccccctttttttaagtGAGTCCTACGCGTTTCAAGGCGTTTGCGTCGTCACGTCGATCCAATCTGTTGTTCTTTGGAGCACGTTTTCGATATTTGACGATGTTATCAATGTGCTTCATTCGAAACCAAGCGCTCGTTCATTTCCATTCCTGTGACACATTGAACGATAACTATGCTGTGATGAGAGAAACTTTATTTAGGCGTGGCCCGAtggtataataaaaaaaaatgaataactcGACCTCcgcttttgtgtttattttttttttactatgaaCAGCGTAAAAACGGAAGAAATGTGAGGGGGGAAAAGGCACCAAAACTGATACATGTATCCAAAATGGCCGTCTTAGTCGCAGAGAGGTAAAAAGTCTTCACAGTAGCTTGCTAACTTCCGGATCGAGTCTTAAAAATGGTCGCCACGCGCGCCATCAGGGGCGGGAATCGCACGGCGAAGGCCGGAACGCCGACTCTCGGTTCTCCTCCATGATGAGGTCGAAGCGGCACAGCAGCGGCCTGTCGGCGGGGCGAGAGGTCGAGAGGTCACGTTCGCGTCCTAAGGCGGCGCGACCTAGCGAGCCACCGACCTTTCGGGGCGCTCCAGCGGCGTCAGACGTATCCGCAGAAGTCGGATCTTGTAGCGTGGCCCGATGACGTTGCCCGTGTTGATGCGCAGGGTGACCTTGTTCACGGGCGCCAGGTCGTCGTCGAACTGCGCCAAAAGACGCGTCGACGTGAACTGCTCGAAGCGAAGGAGCTTGCTAGCGTCGAGGACGGGGGGGACGAGATCGTCGTCAGTACGTTcttggcaacaacaaaaaaagctcaaaatggAGAATATAGGAGCACGCTTTCCACTCACTGGTCGATCCGGGCCTCGGTGACGTTCCTGCCGCTGTGCAGTCGGATGTAGACCACGCCCCAGCGCAGGTACTGGTTCCACGTCACCATGTCCACCCTGTAGTTGAGCTCTAACACAGCACCCTTCTCCTTTTTaacttttcttctatttttgaaTAGAAGAGCCAACGAGGCCCAGCGAGCGAGGGATCGCACTCACTCTTGTAGGGTGGCGAGGCGCTGGTGGCGAAGAAGGCTTTGGTCTGACCCAATCGGAGGAGGCTTTCCCGCCACCGCACCACGTCGTATCCTGCCAGCGAACGCCAGGTTAGTAGGACGATGGGTGGGTGGGATGTTCCCCGGTTGGCTCCCCCCTTATGGTTCCCTGGTTACTCACCCAGTTGCGGGCAGGAAGCCGGCTTGAAGGCCTCACACTGAAGACACTTGCCGTCCAGGAAGTCGGCGTAGGACGCGCACGGGTACGCCGTCAGGTGGCACGTGCCCTCCAGGGCGCACAGGTACAGCCACGTGGCCCGTTGGTGGTCGCACACAAAGTAAGACTTTCCTGGAGAAGTTGGGGCCGCTTCAGGAATTTGCGGCGAGCCGGCGAGACGGGGGCGGGGCTTACCGGCAAAGATGGTCTTGGGGCAGCCGGGTTGGTCCACGCCCCCGTTGGCGTAGAAGTCAATGTGGCCGTGAGCCCCCCGCAGGCCAAACGCTGCAATATAGAAGATGGGGTTTTATTCATTCTCATTAAAAAGTGGTCACCATCCGGCTCAAGGTGTTGCTTTTGTCAGACGATCCCTTGGAATCTTTTTATCACAAAAATCGGATTCCTAGAAGGAGCAGCCACCgagaagagaagaaaaagtAGAGCTCACAGTCCATGTCGGTGTGCAGAACGTCCACGAAAAGGGCGTCCGTCGGGTCCAGCCGCTCGTCCGGGGTGGCGCTGGCGAAGAGCGGACCGGCCGGGTCCAAACCTGCCAAAACGTGGGACCGGGTGAGTTGGTCTTTCAAGGGTTTTTGAAAATTTGAAAACTTACCTGTGATCCGCCCCACTTTTCCCTTCAGGTTGGCGCCCACAAAACCGGCCAGGTGCGCCCCCAGACTCACACCGATGAGGTGCACCGACTCCAGCGAGGCGCCTTTTTCCTACGCCGGCAAATTTTAGCCCGTGAGTATACTCCTAACTTCAAGCTAAGGATAAAATTCCGACccaagtggtttaaaaaaatgataatccaTCAAATCATCttgaatttaaaatacaaaatgaaagccACAGCGCTAGCAAATAGAATAACGTCGATGTTGGATTTGACGTCAAATATCGTCAGCCAACTTAAACTGATTGAACTTGATCCTTCCACAATTTTTTGGAACGGATAAAATCTAAACGggaagccccccacccccataAAAAAACGGTATGGCGCACCTGCATGACCCTAATGAAGGCGGTCAGGTTGTGGGCCGCCTCCCTGGCGTAGGCCACGGCGCTCAGGTAGTTGAGGTTGGCGGCCCCCCGGTTCCagtccaccaccaccacgtTGAGCTGGGGCTCCCGGGCCAGCAGCGCCCGGGCCAGGCCGCCCATCCAGGCGGGGGGCGCGCCGGTGGGCCGGTAGCCGTGCACCACGAAGACGGTGGGCCGCGTGGGCCGGAAGAGCGGTTCGGACCACGGCCGCCGGGGGTCCAGCTCGCGGCCACACCCCGGGTTGCCGCCCGTGTACAGTATCAGGCGTACGGACAGTCGGGTTCCCAGCAGGCAGTGCGACAGGTTCAGGTCCGTGAAGTTGGCGCACGACTCGTCCTCGCCGCCATCTGCTCCTCCCCCTTTTACAACTGACGGGGTCACATTTTGATTAATCAGATAACATTCCATCAAAATGAGTTCATTTCTGTTTTCTTGTCAAAAGCATTTTCAAAGAATAAATACAACGGAATGTTTGCTCTTATTTTTtcacaaagaaaaatataaatttactggcatttaaaaataataataataataatgataaaaagatCAATCAGGACATACATGGTGTGCCCGCACGCTGCAAAAAGTGAGGTTTGAAAGAAAAGagtcttactatatatactgtcgtttttttaaaacattttcttaaaataaataaaacagaattattttttaacaaagaaaaatatatatttactggaattttaaaaaataataataatgatgaaaagATCAACCAGGACATACATAGGGCGCCCGCACGCTGCAAAAAGTGTGacgtttgaaagaaaaaagccttactatatgtactatgtcgtttaaaaaaaaaaaaagccttactatacatggtcatatcttaagaatatttcagttttcttgtcaaaaacattttctaaaaataaatacaatggaattatattttaacaaagaaacataaatatttactggcatttaaaaataataataataatgatgaaaaaGATCAACATTGGGACATGCATAGGACATGCGCACGCTGC
This Stigmatopora argus isolate UIUO_Sarg chromosome 17, RoL_Sarg_1.0, whole genome shotgun sequence DNA region includes the following protein-coding sequences:
- the lipib gene encoding lipase member H isoform X2, which produces MTAWERLAALALLVLCQVVKGGGADGGEDESCANFTDLNLSHCLLGTRLSVRLILYTGGNPGCGRELDPRRPWSEPLFRPTRPTVFVVHGYRPTGAPPAWMGGLARALLAREPQLNVVVVDWNRGAANLNYLSAVAYAREAAHNLTAFIRVMQEKGASLESVHLIGVSLGAHLAGFVGANLKGKVGRITGLDPAGPLFASATPDERLDPTDALFVDVLHTDMDSFGLRGAHGHIDFYANGGVDQPGCPKTIFAGKSYFVCDHQRATWLYLCALEGTCHLTAYPCASYADFLDGKCLQCEAFKPASCPQLGYDVVRWRESLLRLGQTKAFFATSASPPYKKLNYRVDMVTWNQYLRWGVVYIRLHSGRNVTEARIDHKLLRFEQFTSTRLLAQFDDDLAPVNKVTLRINTGNVIGPRYKIRLLRIRLTPLERPERPLLCRFDLIMEENRESAFRPSPCDSRP
- the lipib gene encoding lipase member H isoform X1 translates to MTAWERLAALALLVLCQVVKGGGADGGEDESCANFTDLNLSHCLLGTRLSVRLILYTGGNPGCGRELDPRRPWSEPLFRPTRPTVFVVHGYRPTGAPPAWMGGLARALLAREPQLNVVVVDWNRGAANLNYLSAVAYAREAAHNLTAFIRVMQEKGASLESVHLIGVSLGAHLAGFVGANLKGKVGRITGLDPAGPLFASATPDERLDPTDALFVDVLHTDMDSFGLRGAHGHIDFYANGGVDQPGCPKTIFAGKPRPRLAGSPQIPEAAPTSPGKSYFVCDHQRATWLYLCALEGTCHLTAYPCASYADFLDGKCLQCEAFKPASCPQLGYDVVRWRESLLRLGQTKAFFATSASPPYKKLNYRVDMVTWNQYLRWGVVYIRLHSGRNVTEARIDHKLLRFEQFTSTRLLAQFDDDLAPVNKVTLRINTGNVIGPRYKIRLLRIRLTPLERPERPLLCRFDLIMEENRESAFRPSPCDSRP